Genomic segment of Candidatus Marinarcus aquaticus:
CACCTCATCAGGTGTAATCCCTTTGCTTATAAGATAGGGTTTCATAAAGACCCAAATAGCACTTATAAAAGCAAAATAAAACATCAGTACAAATATCCATATTCCAATATTTTCTTGTTTGAAAAAGGTGATTAGTGTTTTGAGTGAAACTTTTTGTTCTTCTATCTTTTCATCGCTTTCATGGATAAAATATAATGCCAATAATGAAACCAATACAAATAAAGCGATAATAACAAAAGTATTTTGCCAACCTAAACGGTTAAAGACAAGTAAAAACACTCCACCACCTAAAAGTCCAGCGGCAAAATAAGCACTCATCTTATAACTTCCTGCACTCATTCGTTCATCTTTATGAAAGACTTTTATTGCCAGTGCATTTAAAGGAATATCTAAAAAAGTCGCAACTAATGTAGTACAAAAGATCACGCCAAAGACCAAATAGATATTATCTTCTAAAGAGACGAAGCTTACTCCAAAAAGGAAAAGTACGTAAAATATTCCCGTAAAAACTATCCATTTTTTATAATGGTTTGTTTCAAAGACTATTTGATCCACAGGAGGTGAAAGTAAAAACTTTATAACCATAGGTAATCCTAAAGCTTGAAAGATACCAATAGTAGAAGGATCAAATCCTTTTACTTGAAGGATCATAGGCAGTCCCATAAGAAAAAAAACGATTGGGGTATAGAAGCTTGTAACTAATATCCCAAATACTATATTTTTTTTGGCTAATTGATTCATACTATTTCTTTGCTATATGGATTTGGGATTTTGTCATAGGCATCTCTACACTTGTATAGGAGTTGATACTTCTAAAACCTGTTTCTTCAAAGATATCACTTAGTTCAAAAGGTTTTAAGACACCTCTTTCTTGCATATTTAAAAAAAGAAAATAAAAATACTCATCGAGATTTGTTTTATCTGTTTCATCTATCTCTACATGTACACTTACTAGGACTCCGTTTGTATTGAGAGCTTTATATATCTTTTCTATCACCTCTTTTTTATCTTTAAAAAAATAAAAGATATTGCTACACCAAATCAGATCATATCCACTTCCTATATCAT
This window contains:
- a CDS encoding MFS transporter, with amino-acid sequence MNQLAKKNIVFGILVTSFYTPIVFFLMGLPMILQVKGFDPSTIGIFQALGLPMVIKFLLSPPVDQIVFETNHYKKWIVFTGIFYVLFLFGVSFVSLEDNIYLVFGVIFCTTLVATFLDIPLNALAIKVFHKDERMSAGSYKMSAYFAAGLLGGGVFLLVFNRLGWQNTFVIIALFVLVSLLALYFIHESDEKIEEQKVSLKTLITFFKQENIGIWIFVLMFYFAFISAIWVFMKPYLISKGITPDEVAFYVGVYGSIVGFIGGVVASFVGKIYSKKTILILFGVFNILSALILVMIEYFDMLNFIFLMSIVTIASTAIAFSSAIIFSLIMDYSRSSSKAIDYAIQSSLFSLMRIFSAIIAGVFVSNLGYTSMFVFESLAMFFVVFVIYRFYIK